The region TCATCTCCTTGTTGCTGTTCCGCGTCTTCGACATTCTGAAGCCTCCGCCCGTACGCCAGTTAGAGCGACTACCCGAGGGGACCGGCATCATAATGGACGATGTCGCGGCGGGGCTTATGGCTCTTATGTGCGCACAGATCATAGCGCTTTTCTTCTGAGCGGGGGGCTCCTTGTCATGACCCTGCTCTCGTTCTACCCTTAGAGCGAATGAATCTCTTTCACTCCTCTTCGGCCGATGCACCGCAACTGAACCGAATTCGGCCTCCAGCGGCTATGCCTGGCGGGGAGGTTGAGTTGCAGGGACGTTCCCTGGAGCCGGTTGGCGGCAGGCTGCCGCACGCCAGCATTGGAGATATCTTCTCTCCCGTCATTCTCAGCCGGCCGAATCGTGCGGTCGTTCAGGTTCCTGACGGAAGCATTACGGGCGACCTGGTGTTTCATCGCAACGGTGAGAACTCCAATCCACTGCTGGTCCGGGTCGCTGTTCCGATGGCCGAGAATGTGCACCCGGTATCGAATCCCGTGGTCGATAGCAATGGCCAGGTCTTCACTACGCTCTCGGGAACGCGAGGCCAGGCGATGCCTGTATCCATCTTCCGCATACAGCGCGACTTCCAGATGGTCCCATTTGTTCGCGACCTGATGAACCCTTCAGGGATGGCGTTCGGAAGAGACGGCTATCTGTATGCAAGCTCTCGAGCTGAGGGAACGGTCTATCGCATCTCTCCAGATGGCGCTATGACTACCTATGCCGAAGGTATGGGAGTCGCCACGGGAATTGCCTTCGATCGAGACGACAATCTGTACGTAGGCGACCGGTCGGGGACGATCTTCAAGATCAACCCGGATCGGGAGATCTTCGTCTTCGCTACCCTGGAGCCCTCGATCGCCGCCTATCACCTGGCCTTCAACGCAGCAGGAATTCTACTGGTGACCGGACCCACGACTTCGTCGAATCAGTCGATTCAAGCTATCGATCCCGACGGCAATATCTCAATCTTCTTTCAAGGATTGGGCCGAGCCCAAGGCATGGCCTTCGACATGGATGACAACCTATACGTTGTAGCATCGTATCGTGGCCAGCGCGGCGTCTTTCGCATTACGCCTTCGAAGGAGGTTTCGTTTGCGATCTCCGGCAATAACCTTGTGGGCCTGACGTTTGTAGAAGACGGTTGTGCTGTGTTGGCAACGAAGGACGCTCTTTATCACGTGGCGCTCGATATCGAGGGGCGTTCGCTGATCGATTGAGTTTCTGCCCTCGCGGTTTTCCGAGAGATCGCGGAAGTGTAGCCCGTTTTATATGCCTTCGTGTACATTTATCGCACTTCAATTTTGTGAGCTTTGAGCCGTTAAGTCGTCCTATTGCTTCAAAGCTCGAACTAACTCCCTCAGGAGGGGATGGACGTGATTACCCGACGCGAATTTCTCGATACCCTTGCTGTCACGGCTGCCGGGGCAGCCGTCAGCAGCAGCGCGAAAAGCTATGCCCAGATCGTCGGAGCCAACGATCGCGTAAACTTCGCCGTCATCGGATTGAACAGCAGGGCGTATGCTCACCTGTCGTCTCTGAAAGCGAATGAAAAGACCGCGCACATTACCCACGTGTGCGACGTCGATACGAAGATTCTCGACCGGTTTGCCGGCAGGGCAGAGACATCGCTTGGTTATAAACCCGCGAGCGACAAGGATTTTCGCAAGGTACTTGCTTCCAAGGACGTGGATGCGATCACGATCGCTACCCCCGACCACTGGCATGCTCCGATGGCCATTGCCGGGCTTGAGGCAGGTAAACATGTCTATGTGGAGAAGCCCTGCAGCCATAATCCCGCAGAGGGCGCAATGCTGGTGGCCGCGCGCGACAAGTACAAGAAGCTGGTCCAGATGGGCAGTCAGCAACGTTCTTCTCCGCACACCATCGAGATCATCGGGAAGATTAAAGAAGGTGTGATCGGCCTCCCTTACTATGCGAAGGCCTGGTACAGCAACACGCGCAAATCGATCGGCATCGGCAAGGAAGTGCCGGTTCCTTCGACGCTGGACTGGGACTTGTGGCAGGGTCCGGCTCCGCGCAAGCCGTACAAGGACAACTACCATCCCTACAACTGGCACTGGTTCTGGCACTGGGGAACGGGCGAGACGCTCAACAACGGAACGCACGAGGTCGATGTCTGCCGCTGGGCCCTTGGGGTCGACTTCCCCAAGCATGTCTCCTCATCGGGTGGCCGCTATCACTTCAAGGACGACTGGCAGTTCTATGACACCCTGATCACCAGCTTCGAATACGAAGACAAGATGCTCTCCTGGGAAGGCAAGTGCTGCCAGGGCATGAAGTTCTATAACCGCGATCGCGGCTCGGCCATTATGGGAACGACGGGAACAGTTGTAGTCGACCGTGGAGGATACGAGATCTACGATCTGAAGGGAACAAAGACGAGCGAATTCAAGGCACAGAAGGCAGCTGCATCAGCCGACCTGGTAGGCGCGGATTCGATGACCGATCTTCACTTTGCCAACTTCATCGCCGGAATCCAGAAGGGTGAGAAGCTTCATGCTCCCATCGAGGTCGGAAACGTGGCAGTAACGATGCTGCAGCTCTCGAACGTTGCCTGGAAGCTCAATCGAGGACTCTCCCTCAACACGGCGAACGGAAAAGTGCTGAACGACCCCGAAGCCATGAAGTACTGGGATCGCGAGTACGAGAAGGGCTGGGCCCCGAAGGTTTAACTTCGCACGCTTCACGGTCAGCGGCAGCCTGCCATCAAGCGGGCTGCCGTTTTGTTTGGAAATCGACGATACAAATCGGAGTGTTGCATCATAACGAAGCGAATACTGTTCGAAGTGAGCTGTCATGATGCAGAACAACGGAAGACTCTGGGCAGAGCCGAACGAGCTATCGAGGGAATCTCCTGCGGAAGGCGTTACGCTGCTGCACGGCTTCTGCAGGGAGGATGCCCCGCAGATCTACGAGGCGATACGACAGGTTGAGTCGATCTCGCCCTTTCGCCAGATGGTTGTTCCCGGCGGACACACGATGTCGGTGGCGATGACCAACTGCGGCGAGCTTGGCTGGACGACGGACCGCAGCGGTTATCGCTATACGCCCGAAGACCCAATGACCGGTGCGCCCTGGCCCGCGATGCCGGAGATCCTTCTCTCACTGGCCCGGCGAGCTGCTGCGGAGGGTGGCTCTGCTGAATTTCGGCCGAACGGGTGCCTGATCAATCGCTATGCGGTCGGTGCCCGGCTTTCGCTCCATCAGGATCGCAACGAGCGGGACTACAGTCAGCCCATCGTCTCGGTCTCTCTTGGACTACCCGCCACTTTTCTTTTAGGAACGCTCCGGCGGACGGACACCCCCCGCCGTATTCGGGTGGAACATGGAGATGTGCTGGTGTGGGGTGGTCCGGCGCGCCTCATCTTCCATGGAATCGCACCCATTCGGGCAGGGCACGACCCTTTGACGGGCAACTATCGCATCAATCTAACCTTCCGTCACGTCGCTTCGGACGACTAAGCATCCCCGACATTCCAGAAAGTCTCTATGATGAAGGACGACGTTTTGCTATGCCTCATGCTGGCGGGAACCGCCGATGCGACAGGGACTCTGACTGAATCATGATTGCTGAGATTATTGCTGCCGGTTCTGAGATGCTGACGCCGCATCGCCAGGATACGAACTCTCTCTTCCTCACCGCGGAACTGAATGACCTGGGGGTGGAGGTCGCGTTCAAGACGATCGTCGGAGACAAGCTGCGGCACCTGACCGAGGTTGCGCGTACGGCACTTGCCCGTACAGATATTGTTGTGTTCTCCGGCGGACTTGGGCCGACCGAAGACGACCTTACCCGCGAGGCGGTGGCGGCGGCCCTGGGAGTCCAGATACGACGAGATCCTGAGATTCTGGCGAGTCTTCACAAGCGTTTTGCCGCGCGCCAGATGACGATGCCCCCAAACAATGCCAAGCAAGCTGATGTCCTGGAAGGCGCTGTCATTTTGAAGAATGGCAACGGAAGTGCGCCGGGGCAACTGCTGGACACGGTCGTGGGAAAGTATCGCAAGATCGTCATTCTGCTGCCTGGACCGCCGCGCGAGCTTAAGCCTCTGTTCCAGGAGGCCGTCAAACCGCTCCTCGCCGATATTCTCCCGCCGCGCAGGCTTGCCCGACGCTCTCTCAGGATGGCACTGATTCCCGAATCACAGGTAGATGCGCGCACGTCTCCCATCTACAACAGCTTTCCGGATGTAGAGACTACGATCCTTGCAGGCCATGGAGAGATCCAGCTTCACTTTATGGCCGCGAAGGTCACCCTGGAGGAAGCGCAAAGCAGGGTGGATGAGTTGGCCGGCCTCGTTGAAGCTGAGATGGAGGATGCCATCTTCTCGTCACAGGGCGAGAGCCTGGAAGAGGTCGTCCTGATGATGATGGAGATGCGGCATCTCACGCTGTCGGTCGCGGAAAGCTGCACCGGTGGCCTGGTAGGAGAAAGGCTGACAGCCATTCCCAACAGCTCCCGGGCGTTTATAGGTGGGGCCATCGTCTACACGCCGGAACTCAAGACGCTGTTTGCCGACGTGCCGCGCGAGATGGTGGAGATGCATGGAGCGGTCAGCCCGGAGGTCGCTCGCGCTCTGGCGGAAGGCATCCGTGCACGCACAGGGAGCTCGCTGGGCCTTTCGATCACGGGGCTGGCTGGGCCGGGGACTGCTCCGGGAAAAGATGCGGAACGTCCGGTCGGCCGTGTCTACATAGGTCTGGCGGACGGTCGGGAGTCGCGGGTAAAAGAGCTAAATCTCACCGGCGACCGCGAGTACATCCGGTGGTGGGCCTCGCAGCACGCGCTCGAATTTCTTAGAAGAACACTGCACCAGGACTGAAGCAAAATGCGCTCTCGCGACTGAATTACTGTGGTCACGGCGGGTTGCGCAAACCCTTGATAGACTTCAAAAGGAACCTATGATTTGGACGCTCTCCATCGCGGTGGCTTACCTGCTGGGCTCTATCCCCTTCGGGTATCTTCTGGTGCGAATGTTCCGGAATGAAGACATTCGGGCTACGGGCAGCGGCAATATCGGGGCGACAAACGTCGCGCGCTCCGGAGCGAAGGGGCTGGGAATTTTGACCCTTGTCCTGGATGCGCTGAAGGGATTTGCAGCTGTCGTGATCGCGCAGCATCTCGCGAAACGATACGGCTTTCCGCAGGGCTATGACATCGCTGCCGCTGCTGCCCTGGCAGCGGTGGTGGGCCATTGCTTTCCTGTCTGGCTTGGATTCCGCGGCGGTAAAGGAGTGGCGACCGCGCTTGGCGTGTTCCTGGCGCTCGTTCCCATCACAACCGTGCTGTATGTTCTTGGGATATTTGTGGCCGTGGTCTTCCTGACGAAATACGTTTCTCTGGCTTCCATCCTGGGGGCTGCGCTGTTCCCGGTATTTGCGCTGCCGCATGCCCCGAATCGCTCTCCCATCCTCGTCGCCTGCTACATCCTGATACCGGTCATCATCATCTTCAAACACGCTCAGAACATTCGACGGCTGATTGCCGGTACCGAGCATCGCTTCGGTGCACCCAGGGTGGCTGCTTGAGCAAAATTACGATTCTGGGGGCCGGAGCCTGGGGGACAGCACTGGCGATCTCGCTTGCCCGGCGAGGCGGTCATCGCCTTTCGCTCTGGGCTCATTCTCCTGCGCTTGCCGATCAGTTGCATGACGGCGGTGAGAATACCACTTACCTGCCCGGCTACATCCTTCCGATGGATGTTCACGTAACCAGCGATCTTCCCGATGCCATCTTTGAGGCCGAGATCATCGTCTGCGTGGTGCCTTCGCAGCACGTACGCGGCGTCCTCTCGCACATTGCGCCGTTGCTTACCCACGACCAGATTATCGTCTCCGCCTCAAAGGGGATCGAAGAACTGACCTTTCTGCGGATGTCGCAGGTCGTTGGCTCCATCACGGAAAACCCCTTCAGTGTTCTTTCAGGACCATCGTTTGCGCAGGAGGTTGCCGCGGGCAGTCCGGCGGCGATCGTCGCTGCAGCCACCGACCTTCGCCTTGCCCAGCGCGTTCAGCGCGACTTCTCCTCCCCCTCTCTGAGGATCTATACGAATGACGATGTGCCAGGGGTAGAGCTGGGAGGTTCGCTTAAAAACGTCGTTGCGCTGGCCGCCGGTGTGGTGCGGGGCCTGAATCTCGGACACAGCTCTGTTGCCGCGCTGATCACTCGCGGCATTGCTGAGATGACGCGGCTGGCCGTCGCATGTGGAGGCAGACGTCAGACCCTCGCTGGTCTTTCGGGCGTCGGCGATCTGATTCTTACCTGCACGGGAGAACTCTCTCGCAACCGTTCTGTCGGAATCGAGCTCGGCAAGGGGCGGCCGCTCGACGACATTCTGGCAGGCATGGGAGGCAAGGTGGCCGAAGGGGTGCGCTCGACAACAGCCGCGCTAGGCCTTGCAGCCCGTTACGGCGTTGAAATGCCGATCACCGAGCAGGTCGATGCAATCCTCCACCGGAATAAGAAGCCTGCAGACGCTATCCGCGAGCTGATGTCCCGGCCCGGCCGTAACGAACTGCAGTAGCTGGATTTACTCTTTCCCCTCTTTCGGCATCTAATCGGGGCATGGCTGATCCGATAGATCCACTTCGCAAGCATGCACCTGATGAGCGGAAAGAGGATAAGATCGAGTCCACCCGCAATGACCCTACACCACAATCCCGGGTAGGAGATTCACGCTTTCTTCCAGTGGTGATCCTGGCGGCAATTGCCCTGATCGTCCTGCTGATTGCAGGCATCGTGCTTGTTAAAAGAAAGGGAACGAAGATGGTTCCGCACGAGCAGGACAATCACCCCACATCGAGCATTCCGCAGCAGCCACCTGCAGTCCAGTACGGCTGACGCTCACGATGGAAGAGCGAAGACCGGCAGCTTCTTTCGCAGGGTTCCGCAGGCCCGAATCACTGTTCGGGACCTGCGGTCCACCTTTGCGTATGAAGCGATAGACTGGAAGCAACATGGTCTTCTCTTCTCTCTTCGGCAAACGTCCGACCGAACCGGAATCGACAGAATCACCCGCCCCTGAACCGTCGAAAGTGAGTCTCTTCGACCGCATGCGACAGGCGGTCACGCGGACGCGCGAGTCCCTGTCGCAATCCATCGGATCGGTCGTAGCTCTTACACGCGAGGTCGATCAGGCTTCGCTCGATGATCTGGAACCGCGTCTGCTGGCTGCCGATATCGGTAGCGCGACCACCGCAATCATCATGGAGAACCTTAGACAGCGGGCGCTGCGCACCGGTATCGAGAGCGGAGCCCAGCTCAAGGAGATACTGAAGGCCGAACTGAAACAGATCCTCGACGGTGTCTCCCATCCGATCCAACATCCCGCCACACCGCCTGAGGTCATCCTGATGGTGGGCGTCAACGGGACCGGCAAGACCACCACGACAGGCAAGCTGGCGAATCTTTACAGGTCACAGGGCCGCAGTGTTTTGCTCTGTGCCGCGGACACCTTCCGGGCTGCAGCGATCGAGCAGCTGGAGGTCTGGGCGCAACGCTCGGATGTTCCCATCATCAAGACGAAGCAGGGTGGCGACCCATCGGCTGCTCTCTACGATGCACTTACGGCGGCGAAGTCCCGCGGCACCGATGTGATGATCGCCGACACGGCAGGCAGGCTTCACACCAAGACTGATTTGATGAAAGAGCTGGACAAGATGCGCCGAACGACGGAAAAGCTGGTTCCGGGGGCGCCGCACCAGACCTTCCTGGTCATGGACGCCACTACCGGCCAGAATGGCCTGCAGCAGGCCCGTCTGTTTACGGAGGCCGCACACGTCACCGGAATCGTGCTCACCAAGCTGGACGGAACCGCGAAGGGCGGCATTGTGCTTGCCATCGCTACCGAGCTGAAGCTGCCCGTTCTCTATGCCGGTATCGGGGAGAAAATCGACGACCTGATTCCCTTCGACAGCACGGCCTTCATCGACAGCCTGGTTGGATAGACCAGCTTCTGCAAACGCATTCGAGATTATTCTCAGCAAAGATGGATCCACTCGAACAGGAACGGCGCGATCGGGAGTTTATGGCGCACGCGCTTGAGCTTGCGGCGACAACGACTGCCCTGGCCAGCCCCAACCCGCAGGTGGGCTGCTTTATCGTGCGCGATGACACCATCCTCGGCGAGGGCGCACATCTCTATGACAACTACGATCACGCGGAGATCGTCGCGCTGAAGCAGGCAGCCTCTCGCGGTCTTTCGGTCAAGGGCGCCACGGCCTATGTCACGCTCGAGCCGTGCAGCCACCATGGACGCACCGGCCCCTGCGCGGATGCTCTCGTAGCGGCGGGAATGAAGCGCGTGGTCGTCGCCACGCTCGATCCCAATCCACTGGTCAGCGGACGCGGAGTCGAGAAGCTGCGAGCGGCAGGCATCGATGTAGTCATTGGCTTCGGCGAACAGCAGGCCAGGGAGATCAACGAAGCCTTCGCGCACTTCATCCGCACTCGCACTCCCTTCGTCACACTGAAGGCTGCACTCTCGGCCGATGGCAAGCTGGCTCCTGAAGACAGTTTACGAACGGCCAAGGAACCCTATTGGCTGACAGGAGCTGAAGCGCGGGAGGATGTCCAACGGCTTCGGCACGCCTCCGATGCGGCTCTTACCGGCATCGGGACCGTTCTCGCCGATGATCCGCAACTGACCGACCGCAGCGGAATATCAAGACGCCGGCCGTTGCTTCGCGTTGTCCTCGACAGTTATCTGCGAACACCGCTTTCCTCAAAGCTTGTCCGTTCCGCAGCAAATGACCTGCTCATCTTCGCTGGAAGCTCCGCCCCTGAGAACAGGATTAGAGATCTTCGCAGTGCCGGTGTCGAAGTTGAGATCGTCGCAGAGGAGGACGGCCGTCTCTCGCTTCCCTTCATCCTGTCACGACTGGGTGAGCGACAGATTCTTAGCCTGCTGCTTGAGGGCGGCTCCGAGCTCAACGGCGCCTTCCTGCGTCAGAGGCTCGTCGAAAGAGTGATCTTCTTTCATTCGCAGGTTCGCCTGGGAGATCAGGCGATTCCATTTGCAGAGGGCATCGCTTCGCCGGCCGAGGTCGAGCAGGCCCTACGCCGCGTCACACGGATCACGATAGGTGAGGATCTCCGCGTAAGCGGATACCTGCGCGATCCGTGGCTATCGCAATCACCTTCTGAATCCTGAAATTGGGAGAGAACCATGCCCAGAACAAGCCACGTTACGCGAAACAGATTCGAATATGAGGACGAAGGCAAGGTCGCCTATCTTGAGTTTGAGACGGATGACCTTGGCTGGATCACGCTCCTTCGGACCGAGGTTCCCAATGAACTCCGTGGGCGCGGTATCGCAGGGGAGCTGGTACGGACGGCATTTGAGTACGCTCGCGAACATCGTCTGCGGGTGGATGTGCTATGCCCGCTGGCTGCCGATTACCTGAAGCGGCACCCTGAGTTGCGAGGCGATTCCTCAGTCTCCTGAAGGCGAACAGATCCTCCACTCAGTGCCCGTTCCTAACTCGCTTGTGCCCGCTTCGCGCTAACCTATAGGTATGTTTACCGGACTGATTGAAACCACCGGAACTGTCCTCTGCGTCACTCCGGAGGCAGGAGTAACCCGTATTACGATCGGGGCTCCCGCCTCGCTTGTCAGCCGGCTGTCGACCGGTGATTCTGTGGCCGTCAGCGGAGTCTGCCTCACTGCGCTCGACATCGAGCCCAATGCCTTTCCCCCAAGATTCTCCGCCGACCTTGCAGCAGAGACCATCGCCC is a window of Edaphobacter sp. 12200R-103 DNA encoding:
- the alkB gene encoding DNA oxidative demethylase AlkB, whose translation is MMQNNGRLWAEPNELSRESPAEGVTLLHGFCREDAPQIYEAIRQVESISPFRQMVVPGGHTMSVAMTNCGELGWTTDRSGYRYTPEDPMTGAPWPAMPEILLSLARRAAAEGGSAEFRPNGCLINRYAVGARLSLHQDRNERDYSQPIVSVSLGLPATFLLGTLRRTDTPRRIRVEHGDVLVWGGPARLIFHGIAPIRAGHDPLTGNYRINLTFRHVASDD
- a CDS encoding competence/damage-inducible protein A; the protein is MIAEIIAAGSEMLTPHRQDTNSLFLTAELNDLGVEVAFKTIVGDKLRHLTEVARTALARTDIVVFSGGLGPTEDDLTREAVAAALGVQIRRDPEILASLHKRFAARQMTMPPNNAKQADVLEGAVILKNGNGSAPGQLLDTVVGKYRKIVILLPGPPRELKPLFQEAVKPLLADILPPRRLARRSLRMALIPESQVDARTSPIYNSFPDVETTILAGHGEIQLHFMAAKVTLEEAQSRVDELAGLVEAEMEDAIFSSQGESLEEVVLMMMEMRHLTLSVAESCTGGLVGERLTAIPNSSRAFIGGAIVYTPELKTLFADVPREMVEMHGAVSPEVARALAEGIRARTGSSLGLSITGLAGPGTAPGKDAERPVGRVYIGLADGRESRVKELNLTGDREYIRWWASQHALEFLRRTLHQD
- the ftsY gene encoding signal recognition particle-docking protein FtsY, yielding MVFSSLFGKRPTEPESTESPAPEPSKVSLFDRMRQAVTRTRESLSQSIGSVVALTREVDQASLDDLEPRLLAADIGSATTAIIMENLRQRALRTGIESGAQLKEILKAELKQILDGVSHPIQHPATPPEVILMVGVNGTGKTTTTGKLANLYRSQGRSVLLCAADTFRAAAIEQLEVWAQRSDVPIIKTKQGGDPSAALYDALTAAKSRGTDVMIADTAGRLHTKTDLMKELDKMRRTTEKLVPGAPHQTFLVMDATTGQNGLQQARLFTEAAHVTGIVLTKLDGTAKGGIVLAIATELKLPVLYAGIGEKIDDLIPFDSTAFIDSLVG
- a CDS encoding Gfo/Idh/MocA family protein; this encodes MITRREFLDTLAVTAAGAAVSSSAKSYAQIVGANDRVNFAVIGLNSRAYAHLSSLKANEKTAHITHVCDVDTKILDRFAGRAETSLGYKPASDKDFRKVLASKDVDAITIATPDHWHAPMAIAGLEAGKHVYVEKPCSHNPAEGAMLVAARDKYKKLVQMGSQQRSSPHTIEIIGKIKEGVIGLPYYAKAWYSNTRKSIGIGKEVPVPSTLDWDLWQGPAPRKPYKDNYHPYNWHWFWHWGTGETLNNGTHEVDVCRWALGVDFPKHVSSSGGRYHFKDDWQFYDTLITSFEYEDKMLSWEGKCCQGMKFYNRDRGSAIMGTTGTVVVDRGGYEIYDLKGTKTSEFKAQKAAASADLVGADSMTDLHFANFIAGIQKGEKLHAPIEVGNVAVTMLQLSNVAWKLNRGLSLNTANGKVLNDPEAMKYWDREYEKGWAPKV
- a CDS encoding gluconolaconase, which translates into the protein MNLFHSSSADAPQLNRIRPPAAMPGGEVELQGRSLEPVGGRLPHASIGDIFSPVILSRPNRAVVQVPDGSITGDLVFHRNGENSNPLLVRVAVPMAENVHPVSNPVVDSNGQVFTTLSGTRGQAMPVSIFRIQRDFQMVPFVRDLMNPSGMAFGRDGYLYASSRAEGTVYRISPDGAMTTYAEGMGVATGIAFDRDDNLYVGDRSGTIFKINPDREIFVFATLEPSIAAYHLAFNAAGILLVTGPTTSSNQSIQAIDPDGNISIFFQGLGRAQGMAFDMDDNLYVVASYRGQRGVFRITPSKEVSFAISGNNLVGLTFVEDGCAVLATKDALYHVALDIEGRSLID
- the ribD gene encoding bifunctional diaminohydroxyphosphoribosylaminopyrimidine deaminase/5-amino-6-(5-phosphoribosylamino)uracil reductase RibD, with product MDPLEQERRDREFMAHALELAATTTALASPNPQVGCFIVRDDTILGEGAHLYDNYDHAEIVALKQAASRGLSVKGATAYVTLEPCSHHGRTGPCADALVAAGMKRVVVATLDPNPLVSGRGVEKLRAAGIDVVIGFGEQQAREINEAFAHFIRTRTPFVTLKAALSADGKLAPEDSLRTAKEPYWLTGAEAREDVQRLRHASDAALTGIGTVLADDPQLTDRSGISRRRPLLRVVLDSYLRTPLSSKLVRSAANDLLIFAGSSAPENRIRDLRSAGVEVEIVAEEDGRLSLPFILSRLGERQILSLLLEGGSELNGAFLRQRLVERVIFFHSQVRLGDQAIPFAEGIASPAEVEQALRRVTRITIGEDLRVSGYLRDPWLSQSPSES
- a CDS encoding NAD(P)H-dependent glycerol-3-phosphate dehydrogenase, which codes for MSKITILGAGAWGTALAISLARRGGHRLSLWAHSPALADQLHDGGENTTYLPGYILPMDVHVTSDLPDAIFEAEIIVCVVPSQHVRGVLSHIAPLLTHDQIIVSASKGIEELTFLRMSQVVGSITENPFSVLSGPSFAQEVAAGSPAAIVAAATDLRLAQRVQRDFSSPSLRIYTNDDVPGVELGGSLKNVVALAAGVVRGLNLGHSSVAALITRGIAEMTRLAVACGGRRQTLAGLSGVGDLILTCTGELSRNRSVGIELGKGRPLDDILAGMGGKVAEGVRSTTAALGLAARYGVEMPITEQVDAILHRNKKPADAIRELMSRPGRNELQ
- the plsY gene encoding glycerol-3-phosphate 1-O-acyltransferase PlsY: MIWTLSIAVAYLLGSIPFGYLLVRMFRNEDIRATGSGNIGATNVARSGAKGLGILTLVLDALKGFAAVVIAQHLAKRYGFPQGYDIAAAAALAAVVGHCFPVWLGFRGGKGVATALGVFLALVPITTVLYVLGIFVAVVFLTKYVSLASILGAALFPVFALPHAPNRSPILVACYILIPVIIIFKHAQNIRRLIAGTEHRFGAPRVAA
- a CDS encoding GNAT family N-acetyltransferase — encoded protein: MPRTSHVTRNRFEYEDEGKVAYLEFETDDLGWITLLRTEVPNELRGRGIAGELVRTAFEYAREHRLRVDVLCPLAADYLKRHPELRGDSSVS